In Apodemus sylvaticus chromosome 7, mApoSyl1.1, whole genome shotgun sequence, the sequence ataagcaaaaggtaataacaaaaacaagtaaaaaccaaACCTAGCAGGTTTGGAAGATTGGTTCCCACTTTGGATTCGGAGCTGTTGGGACAACTGTTTCTGTCTTGGCCTTTCTGTCACAACCAGGATTTTGTTTACCTTTTAAATACAGCCCCTGGTCTATGAAATGTGAAGATACCAGCACATAAATGCTTCCTTAGAAAAATATATGTTCTGAATATAACTCTTGTTACATACTTTGGCAAATACTTGCTCACGGTCGTGGCCCTGGCTTTTCATTGCTTTTGACTGTCTTCTGccaaaggattttattttatttttaaaaattcttttatcaggctggtgagatggctcagtgggtaagagcactgactgctctcctgaaggacctgagttcaaatcccagcaaccacatggtggctcacaaccatctgtactgctacagtgtacttatatatataaatcttttaaaaaattcttttaccaataaaaaaatgttacttCCTAGAGCTGAAAATTGTTTGTAGGAATTATcatatttttgttagtttttaagAACTAGTTTCATTTTGGGGGATAAATGCATCAtttctacatgtatatatacatacatatacctccCTAAGCACAATCTGCTCAGTCCATTTGTGTGTGTTACTTGtgtgttttcaggactgaccatttggtGTTGGATGACCAATTGGTGCACTCTTCCCTGGAACAGACTATTCCTTCTGCTGTCAACCCTCCTTAGTTGCCAGTGGTTCTTCGTGTCGAGTTGAGGACTCCAGTTTGGCATTTCtgtcatccttgttcagctcGTGTTTACGTAGTCAAGTTGGTGAGACTTAATGGTGCTAAGTAGcctctgacattactaggagacagaatctcatagcaaactccctgattctctggctcttagaatctttttgTCCCCTCCACAGGAAACATTCCCTGAGCCCGGGGGTGGGAGTTGTTTTGTAGATCTGTTGGGACTGGACTCTACAACCCTGTGTTTTGACtagttgtggctttctgtaatggtctctgtttATTGCAAAgggaagtttccttgatgagggataAGAACTACACTTACCTAGGCTAGCCCTGCAAAGTGTCTTATTCTGGTGGTCAGTTGATCCTGCATTTTGTGGTTGTTTCCTTCAATTTGTGCTTCTGTACTCAGAATCCCCtggaggctggggatgtagctcagtggtctaGGACatgccctgggttccatctgcaACACCAGAAAATGAAGGGAGAacggaaggggagggaggaagaagaggacagaCAAGGGAAAAGGAGATGTtgcagaaatatttaaaaagcaccaTGCGTTCCAGCGCTTGTGCCAGCAACTCTGCCCTGGCCCAGCTGACTCTGGCTCTAGCTGGCCCTTGCAGCGGGCAATCGCTGTGTTCCCAGCTCTGGTTCTCACCAAGCAGAACCGCCATGTTCCCTTGCTCCACCTGGTGGGGCGCTGTCCCACCAGGCTACTCTCTGCCCCCCAACTCTCCGGCAGGGCTGCAGCTCACAAGTTCCCTTTGCTGCCATGCCAGCCCATACTGCAGACCGTCCACCCCACGGTCAGCCACAACACCCAGCAACCCGGGTGTTAAAGCTCTAGAAGCGTATAATTAACCAAACAGATTTATGTATGAATAAAccctcaattcacaagatgctaATAATTTAAGAACCAACTGATGATAAAAGCTGCCTACCGagattagacaaattatcccaattattATATCCTTTATGCTGCTATAACTacctacctgtggctatttaaaaccgTGCTGGTTCAGgttgttctgtctgtctgcctccatcttggctttACCTCTCCCCAGAGGCTCTGTCTCCCCAACTCTTTgtgctgcctcccttttccctgtccacaggcctcctgctgcactaatattttaatgtgattggacagggagaGAAATGGATGTGTAGACTTCAAGTTCAAGAAAACTTTTTCATCTGGGAATTTGAATTTAAGTTTAAATCCAGTCTTCATGTCTCAAGTATGGTGGGACTCATATCTTGGAGCCCTGCCTGGTTTTAGACAAATGTCCCTTTGTTGAAGACTatctttatttaaagatttatttattattatgactATACTGCAGCTGtgttcaaacacaccagaagagggcatcaggtctcattaccgatggttgtgagccaccatgtggcagctgggatttgaactcaggacctttggaagagcagtcagtgctcttaaccactgggcaatctctccagccccggagaCTATTTTTTTTAACCCATGAGTTGCTTGGTTCTATGACCACATACCATTATCAGTGCCACCCTGCCTTTATAAAACTGTAAGGTTTGCATCATATAATCTTTACCACCTTAAAACCATCTTTAAGTGCAGTTCAGTGGTATGAAGTACACTCACCTTGTGGTTGTGGCCATCATCAACCAACTCAGATAGTTTGTTATCTGGAAGAAAATATCTCCCTCATTCTCTATACCCACTTTGTACATCCACATTTACCCTTCCTGTGTGTAGAATCACTGTGGCATGTATTCTGGCCATCAGCTTGACTGCATCTGGAACCTACTGAAAGTCTAAGATGTTGGCACTCCTGAAAGGGTTTTCCTGGATTATTTGAAAGCTGAAGACAACCCTAAACTGAGCCACACTTTCTGCAGTACCCATATAAAAGGACACGGAAGGAAACTCCAGTTTTTACCTGCTGTACTCTCTCACTACCAAGTTCATTCATCCTGTCACCGAGTCATCACTGTGTTGGTTGGTATTAGAACCAACTTATCTGGGATTCCTACAGACTGAAGACCATCAGCTGTCCAggaaccccaccccccacccccaccccccaggcctCCAGTGCAAGATCAGGACTTCTGAGATATCCATCCTCAAGGGCCGATTAACAGATTTTCAATGAAGAGTAAGCCCTTccaaggtctctgcttcagctgcAGCCCAGacccctgccctgacttccctccccGCAAGGGCTGTAAGCAGGACATGTAAGCCATGGAAACCCTGCCCTCCCTGACAGCTCTTTCCTCTACAAGTTGCTTTTCACCATGGAGCTGTAGCACAGCAACTGAAAGCAAACTGATACTTACGTTGTCTTACTTTATGGCTGGCTGGTTTCACAGTATAAAAGCCAAGTATCTTTAAAGTGCATATATCTTGTATATCAGGCTTTCAAGCAGGAAGGGAACAAGTGAGAGTAATGGGGGTGAATATGATCAGACACATTACATACATGTGTAAAAATGTCATTAAACGTTTTATATATATGCTAACAAAAACacttttcctttttccagggCTCACGtggcccaggttggctttgacatcctgcctcctcctcctagGTTGCCTTGGGCTGGTGGTTaaagtttttccttctttttgcctCTCAGCATTGAATGTGCCCTTTGCTTGAATCTCAAGCAGGAGTACTTGCTTCAATCTCTCTCCCTGAAAAGAGACTTCTTTAACAGTTATAAGCtgttaaagaagaaaagaggtgaaagaaaggagaaaataggGCTGTGTGAAGATGGCATTAGTTTATGTGGGATACTGAGGACAAGTGTGTATTATTATTACATGTTATCAGATAATTAAGCACTATTGTTGATAATGACAATGACACTGCTGTCATACATCTCAGGTCCTCACGGTTCTTCTGTGGGATCTGTTTTATTACTAAAATATTTACAGTAGAATACAGTAGAGTCAGTAGCAAGTTTCTTCACAGTCTAAAATGAATGGGACTTTTTGCCCATATTCTGAGCAGCTCTGTTTCGCCGGAGATAGGTTCCATTCAGTCACTCCTCATTACAGCCTCCTGGAAGATTACTCCACTGCCTTTGTGAGACTGCCTGTGTTGGCATCTGCGATGGTAGCTAAATAAATGAGATTTCTATGTAACACATGCTGATACCTAtgggtaaaaaacaaaaattagacgCTTGTTTTTACTCGCCAGGCAAGCTAAACCTACCCACTGAAGTGGGACAGCTTTCCCACTGACTCAGTGATGCAGGTCATCAACCAAATGGTCTttactatatagccttggctatcttcaaactcaagagatccatctgcctctggctcttcaagtataccaccacacctggctttaccAACCTTGTTTAGCTTAGAATCTTGGCCATTTCCACTCCCACATCTACCCCTCCAGGTCAGTAACTATGCCCTTTTGGCCTGGACTACCACAGCAGTCTCCTCATCCCCATGGTCTATATTGCAGCCCCACTGCATTCTACAGAGCGGGAGGGACCACAGCAGTTTAAATCAGGATCCTGTCATGTAACTGTCCTAAAGCCCTTAAAGATGCCATCTAATTCCTACAAGGTCTTATGTGGTGGGGTCTCCAGTCCCTTCTGTGTCCTCCTGTGCCTTTCCCGTCACTGAAACCGGAACACAAGGCCCTCCTTGGTATGCCTGAGGATATCCAGCTCCTTTGGTCTTATTTCTGGGGCTCAGCATTCTCTCAGTGTTACCTTATGAAGGACACTCTGCACCCTGTCTTCTACCTACCCCACCTGATTTCtgcagtgctggaaactgaacccagggcttcctgtatATGATAGGCATGCCCCGACTTTATTCCATTTAagcacatattctttttttttttttttctgtcccctgagacagggtttctctgtgtagccctggctgtcctggaactcagtctgtagatcaggctggcctctaactcagaaacctgcctgcctcccaagtgctgggattaaaggcatgtgtcaccttTGTCCAGCTAAAAACACATATTCTTACATGTCTATTATATTTTTCCGCTCTGGTTCTAGAGTCTAGAATGTCAGCTCCACAGAGAGTAGGAATCTCTTGTGCTTCTTATTCACTATACATTGTTTCCTCGTCTGTAGTACCactgctgggtatggtggtgcatcttagtcccagcacatgggaggcagaggcaggggaatctctgacttcacagccagcctggtctacagagcaagttccaggacagccaggggtacatagGGAAACCTTTCTctctgtgcatttgtgtgtgcacaggggTAAGAGGTGTAGAATAAAGGAGACCCTTGTATGACCAAAGTAAGCACATGACACAGCCATTGTCAACTGCTGGCCACTCAGGAAGTCATTAGACTTGAGAAATACAACCTCCTCAATGtgaaaaaacagaataaatgtgTAGGATCTTTGCACAAGAGTCAGtatatcaaaaaaaaatatgctgcAGGCATTCTCTAAACATGAGAAAagtattataaaatgtaaaaaggcaAACCTCAAATGCTGATGTCAAACATAAACACCACAAAATGGTAATCCTGCTATTCCATTAAGATACTTAGAGAAGGGCTGTAAGTGACTTTTTAAGAGGCAAAAAAGGAATGGGgttttacatatatttaagtAATAAGCATTTTCTATGAGAAATGGGGCCTAGAACTTGGACCAAATTTAGGGTCTCAGATTCTGTTTCTTCCCATTCTGACATCCGATAAGAGAGTGCATTCTATCCTGAATTAAACTGGTATAACGTAGAAAAATCCCTTTGTGATCGTGTGTATCTCCCACAGATTGCTGGTGAACCAAACGGCCTGACTACGTTGGGGGGATGCAAGTGAAATCCACGAATAAAGAGACCATGCTCTTACAGAGTCTAgttttgggaccctttcctctgTGACCAGTGGACAGGGTTTTCTGTGAAACCCTGACAAATTCCAGGTTCTATCATAAACTGTCAATAAGGTTTTGAGTAGTTAAGTAAATAACCTTTAGAGGGCGCAGCACAGTCTTGCTACATAATCTTAGGGGGCCATCCGGCCGCAGCCAGCCCAGTGcaaggattacaggcgtgcagcaAGCACCATTCAAGCCAAGCTGCCTCTTCCGCACCTCCCTTTTCTCGCCGGCTCCTCACCCAGGGCTGCCGCACGTCCCCAGTGGCACTTACTGGACGCACTCGTTCGCTCGGCCCTTGTTCTGATACTCCACGATACAGCGGATCAGCTGGTCATTCTCCTCCAGGAGCTGAAAGATGGGCGAGGAGGAAAAGCAGGGGGCTCTTAGGAGGAGGTCCGGGGCAGGGGCCGAGCTGACTCTGCTCCCATTCCTTCCCCGGCCCCACCACAGGCTATCCCCACCACGGTCCGGCCCCTGCAGGAAGCTCCTGCACCAGGTCTCGGGCTCGCGGTCGCTTACCCGCTGGATAGTCTCTTGGTTGACCTTGGCCTTGCCGCGTAGCCAGTCAGGAGCGAAGATGACGGACatgctgcagaaaaaaaaaaaaaaagaaaaaaaaaaaaaaaaaagctcggAATCCCGAGCAGGGAGTCCCTCGAGTCGCGCGCTGCTGACGTAAGCCTGCGCCTCCCCGGCGTGGAGGCGGGGTGTTAAAGACTCGACGCTAATTGGTGCTACGTGGGGAAAGGCGGGGCGTCGCCTTTGATTGGACGCGCGAGCTCGCTCTTGTTCTTGCGTAGTCTGTGACGCTACTTTAGGGCCAGGACTTTGCTGATGATTGATGGCCAAGGGCTGGCTGGTTTCTCGGCGTGGCTCCCCTGTCCTTAACCCTTCTAGTTCTGGAACAGTGGGAACTGAGAAGCTCTTTCCAGTCAGATCAAACTGGAAAGCACGGATACTAGCTTTCCTCTTATCCTGGAAGATACATGAATGTGCCTAGAGTATTTCTGGgcagtaaaaatgaaaaacagcgTGTGAGGCAGGGGCCAGTGGTTAAGATCATccttgcctgctcttccagaggaccagaatttgatTCCCAATtctagtggctcacaaccatctgtagcttaAGCTCCAGCAGATCTACTTAAGCTCCAGCGGatctactgccctcttctggcccgcACAGGTACCCAAATAAATGTGGCAAACACACCTGTAACACATGAGTAAAGGTTTATTATGAAATCGTATTGCTTGTTGCTACCCTAAAAAGGACtagcattttcttcattttacagaACGGAAAATGGATGCATTTCCTCGAGTCTTATTGGTCAACGaacttcattctttttgtttgtttgtttttgtttttcgagacagggtgtctctgtatagccctggctgtcctggaactcactttgtagaccaggctggcctcgagctcagaaattcgcctgctgctgcctcccgagtcatgggattagaggcatgtgccaccactgcctatcCCTAGAGGGAAGATCTTGAGAGCTACCCTAGAGCTTCGTTTCTTTGCCCTAGAACGGGTTTGCCCACCCTCATTTAGGCGTATAAAGCAGCAGCTTCCACCTCATTCCGGGCATGAGGATCCAATGAGAGAAGTTGGGGTGAGCTGTCTGTGTGGGGTTGGACTCATAGATTCTTGCTTCTCAAGTTCCAACATCAGTTCCTCCCAGAGATTCTACAGAAGACAGGATGGGCAGAGTGGGGTCATCAAGAGCACACACCTTGCTTAGTACCACTCTAGCCTCAGTAATTCCTATTTGGAGGTAGAGGACTGATTTCAGCAGGAGGTATATTCGAGGAGGGGCAGATATAGGGGGCAGGGAAGAAGTCTCAGCATGAAGGTGTGGATATCAGGGACACCTGCTGGATGCAGGAAGGATCCAGCTGAGGCTGGCATTATGTGTGGTGCAGATCCACATGACAGCAGCATTTACAGCCCAGGAGGACACTGGTGGTGGATCAAAGGATGGTGCACAAGGGTGTCACTATGTCAGAAACAGTGTGGTAAATGTGATCCCCTCTGGACTCCCAACCCACGGGAAAtgacatgaaaattttaaaagaattaatgaaTAGAACAAAGCATGGTGGGCAGTGCGGGAGGGAGGAGGCATGAGCTGGAGGGGAGGACAGAGATCAAATGTCTAAACTTATAAATAACTGGACATGGAAGTTGTCTGTGGAGCTGTAGAGATTGTGGGGATGGGGAGCTGAAAAGGCTTGCTTGGAATGTCACCTCTGGAGAAGACAGTGGTCACAAGTGGTCAGTGCTTGGAGATGTGGACTGGGATTTTAGGCACTACACTTTACCCGTTTCCTATTTCAGTCTATGGTAGAGCCTAAGACTCACCAGATGTGCCAGACAGAAGGTGAAGGAACATTCTACTCAAATCACTCACGCCTCAGATATTAATATCCCATGGCTtcatcacattaaaaaaatatcttgttcatttattttggttttaagacagtgtctggagtcctgtggtggtggcacacgcctataatcccagcactctggaaggcagaggcaggtggatttctgagttcgaggccagcctggtctacagagtgagttccaggacagccagggctatacagagaaaccctgtctcggaaaaaacaaatccaaaaaaaaaaaaccactgtctgggactagagagatggcttagcgttaagagcactgactgctctaccagaggtcctaaattcaaatcccagaaaatacatggtggtgcacaaccatctgtaatgagatctgatgccctcttctggtgtgtctgaagacagctactatataataaataaataaatctttttttttttttaagacagtgtctcacaaAGGATGACCTTGGGCTTCTGATTCTCCCTCTGTatcttttgagtgctgggactccagATGTGGTTATGGTGCTGAGGACAGATGTCAAGGCTTCACTCACGCATGCTTTACGAACAGTCCCATGCATGCATGCTCCGCAAACATTCCCTCATGGGCACCACATCCCAGCCTGGAgttctttatttttgctttttaaaacattttgtttagatttatttctgtggatgaatgttttgcctgcatatgtgtatgtgcaccacatgcctgtctggtgcctgtggataTCAGGAGAGGGTGTTAAGTTATCtaaagttacagatgtttgtgagccactgtgtgcaCATAGAGAGTCAAGcccagggcctctgcaagaggaacaagGTGATCTGAAGtcctgagccaactctctaatCCCCCtgatttttttgaaatagggtctctgtAGTCAAACTTGCCTAGGATTCACTATTTCACTGAGGCTAGCCTCAGATCCACGGCAGgctcctctgcctgcctcctgaatCTGGTGAGTACTGATAAGACAGGAGTAAGACACCACACTCTTGtcttagggtcttactgctgtgaacagacactatgactaagacagctcttataaggacaacatttaatgggggctggcttacaggttcagaggttcagtccataatcatcaaggcgggaacatggcagcatccaggtgctgagagttctacatcttcatttgaaggctgctaggataagggtcttaaaagcccacacccacagtgacacaactactccaacagagccacaccttctaatagtgccactccttggaaCAAGCATATATACACCATCACAACTGCTAAATCCGgagttttcgttttgtttttttttttcaactttttgttttgttttgttttttgtttttccaagacagggtttctctgtgtagcccaggctgtcctggaactcactctgtagatcaggctggcctcgaactcagaaatctgtctgcctctgcctcccaagtgctgggattaaaggcgtgcaccaccaacaaCTGGCTAAATCCCGGAGTTTTCAAGGTCTAGTTCCAAATATTCTCTCTCTAGACAGGGCACACAGTGGATAGTGTATTGGGCTCCTTCATGTTTTTCTCCTTGTGAATGTTATGAACTAACCTTGTTGAGGCTTGTTAAAGACCAGCCCTGACTTGGCATGGGAGGTAACCATGGCATGACTTGAATACCAGAACACAATAACGCCCAAAGGCCATCTTAGACTGTTACAAGTCttcctgtgtttgttttgtaATTTGTCTGTAGTTACATAAGCCCTGTTTCCATTTCCACCCACAAGAGAAATGCCTTTAGAGAAATGTTTAGAAGTCTCTCATGTAACCCATCTACCCAGCTGCTAGGTTGGCACCCACTGTAGGCTTCTCCAGAGACACGGAAAGGATAGGCTATCTCTGTCTATATGATGAAGGAAGGCTTATTAGGAGAATGTGCTCCTGTGGTAACAAAGGCTGGGAACCAGGGGTACCAGTTCTGAGGTTTACTGACTTACACTTAGCCTCAGAAACAGGAAAGCTGGGACTGGGGATGAAGCCCAGTGGGTAATGCTCTTGTCTGGAAGGCAGGAAGCCCTGCGGTTGAGCTCCAGAGCCACACAAGCTGGCTGTGGAATCACACATCACTAATCCCAGCGCCCAGGAAATGGAGGTAGTAGGATCACCTTCAGAGTCACAGtcggctacacagtgaattcaaggtcagcttgggatacgcaagaccctgtctcaaggaataAAAATGAAGTGTCGGCAAAGCTGATGGTGCAACGTTAGTGAGAAGCCGAGGTCCTGAGAACCAGAGACCGGGACTCACTGATGGGAGTTCCAAGGAGAGCCTGGAGTTCTGAGAGGATGGCAGGGCTGATCTGGGGTTCTGTAGCTCAGGTATTCTATCAAAAGAGATACATCCTCAGCCCCACAATGTACGATGCACAAGCGAATGTCTCTGAAACACACCAAGTCTCCTTTGCCCAACCGCCCTGAAAGTTGGGGAAGCGTTCCCTGAGCCCCTACTCCAAGACAACTAACTGTTCCTGTAAattctctctggaacccatgCTTCTGCGAAGCATGTCTCATGTTTAGACACCGGCGCTCCTGCCTGGTTCCTTACCCTCTTGTCTTGATTCGGTTTCTGTGTTCACACTTGCTGTGTACAGAGTGAAGTGGCACACAGCGGAGCTCAGCATTTGTCAAAACAGTTTAAGGGCCTAACTTTGCTACCCAATCTCCCTCCAGCCTCACCGCAAGGGTGTGTTGCTCGGGGATCGGACTTTGGCACCTCCTCCAGGCTGGCAGAAGGCTGTGCTCTTCGGATCCTCTATCTCGAGCCTCCTGCCCAGCTGCGTATCCTGCAAGAACCCTCGCCCAGGGAGTGTCACTCCAGTCTCACGGGGCCTAGACGCCTCCGGAGAACAGTCCTGTCCGCTCCGGGCCAGGCATCGAGGGGACATCGGAGCCTCTTCATACCGCTCGAGGTGACTCACACGTGGGACTCCAGCCCTGCGGAGGAGACGCTGGCGGAGGGGAGCAAACAGGGGCCAGCCCCGGGTAGATTCACGCAATTCCCGGGTCTAAACAACTGAACAGCAGAGACGCCCCACGATTGGTCTGTTTGGGTGTGAGCGTCGCTAGGCAGCAGCGAATGGGAGCTCACGGTGTGCGCATGCGCACCACATTCTACCTCCTGCAGCCCGGCCGCGGGTAGCCTGCACCCCGCCGGCCGCCGGGGTGGGCTGCGGTGGCCGAGGCAGAGGTCGTCCGCGGGGGGCGAGGTGAGGTTAGCGGGTCAGGAGGGCGTGGAGAG encodes:
- the Ss18l2 gene encoding SS18-like protein 2 isoform X2; this translates as MSPRCLARSGQDCSPEASRPRETGVTLPGRGFLQDTQLGRRLEIEDPKSTAFCQPGGGAKVRSPSNTPLRMSVIFAPDWLRGKAKVNQETIQRLLEENDQLIRCIVEYQNKGRANECVQ
- the Ss18l2 gene encoding SS18-like protein 2 isoform X1, with translation MSPRCLARSGQDCSPEASRPRETGVTLPGRGFLQDTQLGRRLEIEDPKSTAFCQPGGGAKVRSPSNTPLRMSVIFAPDWLRGKAKVNQETIQRLLEENDQLIRCIVEYQNKGRANECVQYQHVLHRNLIYLATIADANTGSLTKAVE